A single region of the Salvia miltiorrhiza cultivar Shanhuang (shh) chromosome 8, IMPLAD_Smil_shh, whole genome shotgun sequence genome encodes:
- the LOC131001663 gene encoding glycine-rich protein 2-like, with protein sequence MAEEKATRSKGVVTKFNDHKGYGFIQPEEGGEDLFVHQTAIKSDGYRTLREGQEVEFTIILEGEKTKAADVTAPGGGPVDTTSRRGNNSNSRGGGFGYGDRRNDGNGYGYRSGGGGGGGGECFNCGEFGHMARDCPNGSGGGGGGVGGGSGGGCYSCGGFGHMARECPSGNRGGGGGGGGAGGACFTCGEPGHMARDCVRGGGGGGRGGGGGGYSRGGGGGGGFGRFSGGGGGGGNCFSCGESGHFARECKSTS encoded by the coding sequence ATGGCGGAGGAAAAGGCTACTCGATCCAAGGGCGTTGTCACCAAATTCAACGATCACAAGGGCTACGGATTCATCCAGCCGGAGGAAGGAGGCGAAGATCTGTTCGTCCATCAAACCGCCATCAAATCTGACGGCTACCGCACCCTCCGCGAGGGCCAGGAGGTCGAGTTCACCATCATCCTAGAAGGCGAAAAGACCAAGGCTGCTGACGTCACCGCCCCCGGAGGCGGCCCCGTCGACACCACTTCTCGGAGGGGGAATAACAGCAACAGCCGCGGCGGAGGCTTCGGATACGGCGATCGGAGAAATGACGGCAATGGATATGGTTATCGGAGCGGCGGAGGAGGTGGAGGAGGCGGTGAGTGCTTTAACTGTGGGGAGTTTGGTCATATGGCTAGGGATTGCCCTAACGGAAGCGGAGGTGGAGGCGGAGGGGTAGGCGGTGGAAGTGGTGGGGGATGTTACAGCTGTGGAGGGTTTGGTCATATGGCGAGGGAATGTCCTAGTGGAAAtcgcggaggcggcggcggcggcggtggtgccgGCGGGGCTTGTTTCACCTGCGGGGAGCCAGGTCATATGGCGAGGGATTGTGTGCGCGGAGGCGGCGGAGGTGGAcgtggcggtggcggtggcggttACAGCCGtggaggtggcggtggtggtggttttGGAAGGTTtagcggcggtggcggcggtggcggcaACTGTTTCAGCTGCGGGGAGTCTGGACACTTCGCCAGGGAATGCAAAAGCACCTCGTGA
- the LOC131001642 gene encoding superoxide dismutase [Fe], chloroplastic-like, producing MAAAAAFATPLKCTFSTSHNVSGSTRGLHWRKNERSVKRAYRGVITAKIDHKPPPYALEALEPHMSLETFEYHWGKHHRAYVDNLNKQIVGTELDTKSLDEIILATYNKGDLLPPFNNAAQVWNHEFFWESMKPGGGGQPSGELAELIKRDFGSFEAFVSEFKAAAATQFGSGWAWLVYKANRLDVGNAVNPLPSEEDKKLVVVKSPNAINPLVYDYSPLLTIDVWEHAYYLDYQNRRPEYISTFMEKLVSWDAVSLRLEAAKARAAEREREEERERDEYEGNSQTEPQPVEMYLSDTEDSEAD from the exons ATGGCTGCCGCAGCGGCTTTCGCCACTCCTTTGAAATGCACCTTTTCCACTTCCCATAATGTTTCCGGGTCCACGCGGGGCCTCCATTGGCGGAAGAATGAG AGAAGCGTCAAGAGAGCTTATCGTGGCGTCATAACAGCGAAAATCGATCACAAGCCCCCGCCTTACGCTTTA GAGGCTCTAGAACCTCATATGAGCCTTGAAACATTTGAATATCATTGGGGGAAGCATCACAGGGCTTATGTTGATAACCTTAACAAGCAAATCGTTGGCACCGAGCTAGATACAAAGTCGTTAGATGAAATCATACTTGCCACTTATAACAAGGGTGATCTCCTCCCGCCCTTCAACAATGCTGCTCAG GTGTGGAATCATGAGTTCTTCTGGGAGTCCATGAAACCTGGTGGTGGAGGTCAGCCATCTGGAGAACTTGCAGAATTGATAAAGAGAGATTTTGGTTCTTTTGAAGCTTTTGTCAGCGAATTCAAGGCTGCTGCAGCAACACAATTCGGTTCTGGTTGGGCTTGGCTCGTGT ATAAAGCAAATAGACTCGATGTTGGAAATGCAGTGAATCCTCTTCCATCAGAGGAAGATAAGAAGCTAGTGGTGGTGAAGAGTCCAAATGCTATCAATCCTCTTGTCTATGATTACTCT CCGCTGCTGACGATTGATGTTTGGGAG CATGCATACTACCTCGATTACCAG AACCGGCGGCCAGAGTATATATCGACCTTCATGGAGAAACTCGTTTCTTGGGATGCCGTGAGTTTGAGGCTTGAAGCTGCTAAAGCTAGAGCTgctgagagagaaagagaggaagagagagagagagatgaatatGAAGGGAATAGCCAAACTGAACCGCAACCAGTAGAAATGTATCTGAGTGATACAGAGGATTCTGAGGCTGATTGA
- the LOC131001643 gene encoding superoxide dismutase [Fe], chloroplastic-like, with translation MAAAAAFATPLKCTFSTSHNVSGSTRGLHWRKNERSVKRAYRGVITAKIDHKPPPYALEALEPHMSLETFEYHWGKHHRAYVDNLNKQIVGTQLDTKSLDEIILATYNKGDLLPPFNNAAQVWNHEFFWESMKPGGGGQPSGELAELIKRDFGSFEAFVSEFKAAAATQFGSGWAWLVYKANRLDVGNAVNPLPSEEDKKLVVVKSPNAINPLVYDYSPLLTIDVWEHAYYLDYQNRRPEYISTFMEKLVSWDAVSLRLEAAKARAAEREREEERERDEYEGNSQTEPQPVEMYLSDTEDSEAD, from the exons ATGGCTGCCGCAGCGGCTTTCGCCACTCCTTTGAAATGCACCTTTTCCACTTCCCATAATGTTTCCGGGTCCACGCGGGGCCTCCATTGGCGGAAGAATGAG AGAAGCGTCAAGAGAGCTTATCGTGGCGTCATAACAGCGAAAATCGATCACAAGCCCCCGCCTTACGCTTTA GAGGCTCTAGAACCTCATATGAGCCTTGAAACATTTGAATATCATTGGGGGAAGCATCACAGGGCTTATGTTGATAACCTTAACAAGCAAATCGTTGGCACCCAGCTAGATACAAAGTCGTTAGATGAAATCATACTTGCCACTTATAACAAGGGTGATCTCCTCCCGCCCTTCAACAATGCTGCTCAG GTGTGGAATCATGAGTTCTTCTGGGAGTCCATGAAACCTGGTGGTGGAGGTCAGCCATCTGGAGAACTTGCAGAGTTGATAAAGAGAGATTTTGGTTCTTTTGAAGCTTTTGTCAGTGAATTCAAGGCTGCTGCAGCAACACAATTCGGTTCTGGTTGGGCTTGGCTCGTGT ATAAAGCAAATAGACTCGATGTTGGAAATGCAGTGAATCCTCTTCCATCAGAGGAAGATAAGAAGCTAGTGGTGGTGAAGAGTCCAAATGCTATCAATCCTCTTGTCTATGATTACTCT CCGCTGCTGACGATTGATGTTTGGGAG CATGCATACTACCTCGATTACCAG AACCGGCGGCCAGAGTATATATCGACCTTCATGGAGAAACTCGTTTCTTGGGATGCCGTGAGTTTGAGGCTTGAAGCTGCTAAAGCTAGAGCTgctgagagagaaagagaggaagagagagagagagatgaatatGAAGGGAATAGCCAGACTGAACCGCAACCAGTAGAAATGTATCTGAGTGATACAGAGGATTCTGAGGCTGATTGA